GTGGGCGGGCTCGCCGCTTTGCGAGCCCCCTCCGCGCAAAAATGCTAGAGGGCGGGCGATGCTCGGTCCCCAGAGAAAGGACGGCCTGCTCGTCATCGCCTCGGTGCGCGCCGTCGATCCAGGCGCGAACCTCGACGCGATCGTGGACGTCGTCATCGAAGGTGGAACCATCACGCGTATCGGCGCGGGCGCCGCGACGAAGGAGATCCTCGCCTCCGAGCGAGCGCGCGTGCTCTCCGGCGAAGGGCTCCTGCTCCTGCCGGCCTTCGTGGACCTGCACGCCCACCTGCGCGAGCCGGGCCAGGAGTACAAGGAAGACATCGCGTCCGGCCTCGCCGCCGCGGCCGCGGGCGGCTTCGCGCACGTCTGCGCCATGCCGAACACGCGCCCCGTCAACGACACGCGCAGCATCACCGAGGCCATGATCACCAAGGCGCGATCGATCGAGGGCCCCGCGCTGCACCCGATCGGCGCGATCACCCTCGGCCAGAAGGGCTCGGAGCTCGTCGAGATGGCCGACCTCAAGGACGCGGGCGCCGTCGCCGTCTCCGACGACGGCCGCTGCGTCACCTCGAGCGCCGTCATGCGCCGCGCCCTCGAGTACGCCGCGAACTTCGACCTGCCCGTCATCCAGCACGCCGAGGATCACGCCCTCACCGAGGGCGCGCTCATGCACGAAGGGGCCGTCTCCACGCGGCTCGGCCTGCGCGGCTGGCCCCGCGTCGCCGAGGACATCAT
This DNA window, taken from Polyangium spumosum, encodes the following:
- a CDS encoding dihydroorotase, whose translation is MLGPQRKDGLLVIASVRAVDPGANLDAIVDVVIEGGTITRIGAGAATKEILASERARVLSGEGLLLLPAFVDLHAHLREPGQEYKEDIASGLAAAAAGGFAHVCAMPNTRPVNDTRSITEAMITKARSIEGPALHPIGAITLGQKGSELVEMADLKDAGAVAVSDDGRCVTSSAVMRRALEYAANFDLPVIQHAEDHALTEGALMHEGAVSTRLGLRGWPRVAEDIIVARDVLLAEVTGAKYHVAHVSSRGAVRIIREAKARGIRVTAEVTPHHLTLTDASVIGYDTACRVNPPLREPEDVAALCEALADGTIDAVATDHAPHASLEKDCEFAEAAPGMIGLELVVPLLLARVREGVLPLARLIDALTAAPARIVGLTAPSLREGALAELCLVNLEKHWTVEPARLRSKSKNTPFLGKPVTGSVELTMAAGRVVHDVLAQGETR